In Deltaproteobacteria bacterium, one DNA window encodes the following:
- a CDS encoding histidinol-phosphate transaminase produces the protein MKKLVSAEIEAIVPYPPGKPIEEVERDYGIKGSIKLASNENPLGPSPKAALAVSKALNNLNRYPDGGCYYLKEKLAKHLGVVPSNLIIGNGSNEIIELVIRTFLQAGEEAVMGNPSFAVYPLAVPAAGGRNCLVPLKDLTHDIDAMSRAITENTKIVFIANPNNPTGTMITGQQLDAFVEKLPDDTILVLDEAYYEFVTRRDFPTSMEYLNCNKNVVILRTFSKIYGLAGLRIGYGITSEKLVSYMNKVRQPFNVNSLAQIAAMAALDDDEHLKKSQKNNQDGLKYLFNELSAMGLECVPTQANFFLVKVGNGKGVYEGLLKQGVIVRPMASYGMGEYIRVTVGLPEENERFVEAIRKTGARG, from the coding sequence ATGAAAAAACTAGTTTCAGCCGAGATTGAAGCAATCGTGCCGTATCCGCCGGGCAAACCCATTGAAGAGGTTGAAAGGGACTATGGTATAAAAGGCTCTATAAAACTTGCATCCAATGAGAACCCGCTTGGACCTTCTCCAAAGGCTGCTCTTGCGGTTTCAAAGGCACTCAATAACCTTAACAGGTATCCTGACGGCGGATGTTATTATCTTAAAGAGAAACTTGCAAAACATCTGGGGGTAGTTCCTTCTAACCTTATCATAGGCAATGGTTCAAATGAGATTATTGAACTCGTTATAAGGACATTCTTGCAGGCAGGCGAAGAGGCTGTAATGGGGAATCCTTCGTTTGCTGTATATCCCCTTGCGGTTCCTGCTGCAGGCGGCAGAAATTGCTTAGTGCCATTAAAGGATTTAACACATGATATTGATGCGATGTCTCGTGCAATAACAGAAAATACAAAGATTGTATTCATCGCAAACCCGAATAATCCTACAGGGACAATGATAACAGGGCAGCAACTTGATGCGTTTGTAGAGAAACTCCCTGATGATACCATCCTTGTTTTAGATGAGGCATATTATGAGTTTGTTACTAGAAGGGATTTCCCAACCTCTATGGAGTATCTTAACTGTAATAAAAATGTTGTGATACTGCGGACATTCTCAAAGATATACGGACTTGCAGGACTGCGCATCGGCTACGGTATCACATCTGAAAAACTTGTATCTTATATGAATAAGGTCCGACAGCCTTTTAATGTAAACAGTCTTGCACAAATCGCTGCAATGGCTGCATTGGACGATGATGAGCATTTGAAAAAATCTCAGAAGAATAATCAGGACGGGTTGAAATATCTTTTCAACGAACTTTCTGCAATGGGACTTGAATGTGTTCCAACACAGGCAAACTTTTTTCTTGTAAAGGTCGGCAACGGCAAGGGTGTGTATGAAGGTCTGCTGAAACAGGGTGTGATTGTCCGACCAATGGCAAGTTACGGTATGGGAGAATACATCAGGGTTACAGTGGGCTTGCCTGAGGAAAACGAAAGGTTTGTAGAGGCCATTAGAAAAACAGGGGCTAGGGGCTAG
- a CDS encoding nucleotidyltransferase domain-containing protein, whose product MSKMEIDKIKELLAKDERVVFAYLFGSRAKGMASEKSDFDIAVYAADAHLWLNFYIEADIAQLLKTDDVQVFILNRLYEPLFGFEIIKNGILLVDKEQEKRIEFESRILGQYHDWQYFAKRHMEAEGWQYQ is encoded by the coding sequence ATGTCCAAAATGGAAATAGATAAAATTAAAGAACTTCTTGCGAAAGATGAACGGGTCGTTTTCGCTTATCTTTTTGGTTCAAGGGCAAAGGGTATGGCTTCTGAAAAAAGCGATTTTGATATAGCGGTCTATGCAGCAGATGCCCATCTATGGCTTAATTTCTATATAGAAGCCGATATAGCGCAACTTCTTAAAACCGATGATGTGCAGGTTTTCATTTTAAACAGGCTGTATGAGCCGCTTTTTGGATTTGAGATTATAAAAAATGGAATACTGTTGGTTGATAAAGAACAGGAAAAACGGATTGAGTTTGAATCTCGAATTTTAGGGCAGTATCACGACTGGCAGTATTTTGCAAAAAGGCATATGGAGGCTGAAGGGTGGCAATATCAATGA
- the aroF gene encoding 3-deoxy-7-phosphoheptulonate synthase — MIVVIKPDATKKEIDHIIERIKHLGLSVHISEGKERTIIGAIGDESVLEEHPIDMLPGVEKVMPILKPYKLVSREFQKEDTIINVSGIKIGGKQVHVIAGPCSVETRDILIQTAQKIKKTGARFLRGGAFKPRTSPYAFQGLGEEGLVYLSETKKKTGMPVVTELLDPRDTEMVYKHADIIQIGARNMQNFRLLTEVGKLDKPVLLKRGLSATIKEFLMSAEYIASQGNRKIILCERGIRTFETALRNTLDLSAVPVLKEETHLPVFIDPSHAVGRWGMVAPLSKAAVAVGADGLMIEVHADPENALCDGSQSLTPDNFAKLMRELKKVASAVGRTM; from the coding sequence ATGATAGTTGTTATAAAGCCTGATGCTACAAAAAAAGAGATAGACCATATTATTGAAAGGATAAAACACCTTGGGCTTTCCGTTCATATATCAGAAGGTAAGGAAAGGACAATAATAGGTGCAATAGGTGATGAATCTGTTTTAGAAGAGCATCCTATTGACATGCTACCGGGAGTGGAAAAGGTTATGCCAATATTAAAACCATATAAACTTGTAAGCAGAGAATTTCAAAAAGAGGACACCATAATAAATGTAAGCGGCATAAAAATCGGTGGAAAACAGGTGCATGTGATTGCTGGTCCGTGCAGTGTTGAGACAAGGGATATTCTGATACAAACAGCCCAAAAGATAAAAAAGACAGGGGCAAGATTCTTACGCGGCGGCGCATTTAAACCCAGAACATCGCCTTATGCATTTCAGGGGCTTGGCGAGGAAGGGCTTGTTTATCTCTCTGAGACGAAAAAGAAGACAGGCATGCCTGTTGTTACAGAACTACTTGACCCACGGGATACTGAAATGGTCTATAAGCATGCGGATATAATCCAGATAGGGGCGCGGAATATGCAAAACTTCAGGCTCTTAACAGAGGTTGGAAAACTGGATAAACCAGTTTTGCTGAAAAGGGGACTCTCTGCAACAATAAAAGAATTTTTGATGTCTGCAGAATATATAGCATCACAGGGGAATAGAAAAATCATCCTTTGTGAAAGGGGCATAAGGACATTTGAGACGGCATTAAGGAATACACTTGACTTGAGCGCAGTGCCTGTCCTGAAAGAAGAAACGCATCTGCCTGTTTTTATAGACCCGAGTCATGCTGTTGGAAGATGGGGTATGGTTGCGCCCCTTTCAAAGGCAGCAGTTGCTGTTGGTGCGGATGGACTGATGATAGAGGTGCATGCAGACCCTGAAAATGCCCTCTGTGACGGAAGCCAGTCACTTACGCCAGATAACTTCGCAAAACTCATGAGGGAACTCAAAAAGGTTGCATCAGCAGTTGGAAGGACGATGTAA